A single region of the Gracilibacillus caseinilyticus genome encodes:
- a CDS encoding winged helix-turn-helix transcriptional regulator, translating into MKKFSCGFEVTMEVIGGKWKGLVLYFLMDGPKRTSELKRIIPNITQKMLIQTLKDLEASGLVNRKMYNQVPPKVEYSPTELGESLKPILQEFCLWGSHYAEQVYAEGEFEIVSPEEAS; encoded by the coding sequence ATGAAAAAATTTAGTTGTGGTTTTGAAGTAACAATGGAAGTTATTGGTGGAAAATGGAAAGGTCTTGTATTATACTTTTTAATGGATGGACCAAAGAGAACGAGTGAATTAAAGCGCATTATCCCAAATATAACTCAGAAAATGCTGATTCAAACACTGAAAGATCTTGAAGCTAGTGGACTTGTGAACAGAAAGATGTATAATCAGGTACCGCCGAAGGTTGAATATTCACCCACCGAACTTGGAGAATCTCTTAAACCTATTTTGCAGGAATTCTGTCTATGGGGAAGCCATTATGCGGAGCAAGTGTATGCAGAAGGTGAATTCGAAATCGTATCACCAGAAGAGGCTTCTTAA
- a CDS encoding SDR family NAD(P)-dependent oxidoreductase has product MEKYSYRNKLAVVTGASSGIGKAYVKELASKGCHVVLAARSKDRLDAMAKEINLQYGVEAYALACDLSKTNAPRQLAEQISQLGLSVDILINNAGVGTYGRFEEIDPEREQEEIILNTAALVDLTHRLLPDMLRRKDGVIVNVASMAAFMPCAYSSVYGATKAFVLSFSEALWAETRRRGVRVLALCPGATDTGFFEAVGSEEMAAGQKLSTPEKVVLAGFRGIDQGHSYIIDGRNNFFMAHMIRFFSRRRVALIMERMSKPKKHC; this is encoded by the coding sequence TTGGAAAAGTATTCATATCGAAACAAGCTAGCAGTAGTCACCGGTGCTTCATCAGGGATTGGGAAAGCATATGTGAAAGAATTGGCTTCAAAAGGCTGTCATGTCGTTCTGGCAGCGCGCTCGAAGGACAGACTGGATGCAATGGCTAAAGAAATCAACCTTCAGTATGGCGTGGAGGCTTATGCATTGGCTTGCGATTTGTCCAAAACGAATGCCCCGCGTCAACTGGCAGAACAAATCTCCCAACTGGGCTTGTCTGTTGATATTCTCATCAACAATGCAGGCGTTGGCACCTATGGCCGTTTCGAGGAAATAGACCCAGAGCGCGAGCAGGAAGAGATTATACTGAACACGGCTGCATTAGTCGATCTCACGCATCGGCTGCTGCCCGATATGCTCAGGAGAAAGGATGGAGTCATCGTTAACGTGGCCTCGATGGCTGCGTTCATGCCTTGTGCTTATTCTTCAGTTTATGGGGCTACCAAAGCATTTGTATTGTCCTTCTCTGAGGCGCTATGGGCGGAAACGCGTAGGCGAGGCGTTCGCGTTCTCGCACTGTGCCCGGGTGCAACAGATACGGGGTTTTTCGAAGCGGTCGGCAGTGAGGAGATGGCAGCAGGTCAAAAGCTCTCTACCCCGGAGAAGGTTGTACTGGCCGGATTTCGCGGAATCGATCAGGGACACAGCTATATCATCGATGGCCGTAACAATTTCTTTATGGCTCACATGATCCGATTTTTTAGTAGGCGCAGAGTGGCTTTGATCATGGAGCGCATGTCAAAACCAAAAAAACACTGTTAG
- a CDS encoding LysR family transcriptional regulator, whose amino-acid sequence MTLQQLKYALEVASKGSMNEAAKDLFISQPRLSNAIKELEKEIKITIFIRTNRGVTITNEGSGFLGYARQVLQQFNMLEEKYLSKKPAKQHFCVSTQHYTFAANAFVELVKEFGASEYEFTLRESKTFEIIEDVKNLRSELGIIYLSNYNESVLLKLLKERDLTFSELFTAKPHVFISKRHPLAGKESINLEELDDYPCLSFEQGEYNSFYFSEEILSTRSVKKSIKVSDRAAIVNFMIGLDGYTISSGVFPKYLHGEDIIAVPLNVDALIRVGIMQHRDVTLSRLGEIYVEALESVAQEL is encoded by the coding sequence TTGACTTTACAACAATTAAAATATGCATTAGAAGTAGCAAGTAAGGGATCCATGAATGAAGCAGCAAAAGATTTATTCATCTCCCAGCCAAGATTATCGAATGCGATTAAGGAGTTAGAAAAGGAGATTAAAATCACTATATTCATTAGAACCAATCGGGGAGTTACCATTACTAATGAAGGATCCGGGTTTCTAGGTTACGCTAGACAAGTATTACAGCAGTTTAACATGCTTGAAGAAAAATATTTAAGTAAAAAACCAGCTAAGCAACATTTTTGTGTTTCAACCCAGCATTATACTTTTGCAGCCAATGCTTTTGTGGAACTTGTTAAAGAATTTGGGGCTTCTGAATATGAGTTTACACTTCGTGAGTCGAAAACTTTTGAAATAATAGAAGATGTTAAAAATTTACGAAGTGAGTTAGGTATTATTTATTTAAGTAATTATAATGAATCTGTTTTATTAAAATTGTTAAAAGAAAGGGATTTGACCTTTTCAGAATTATTTACTGCAAAACCACACGTGTTTATTAGTAAAAGACATCCATTAGCTGGCAAAGAATCGATTAATCTGGAAGAATTAGATGACTACCCTTGCCTTTCTTTCGAACAAGGAGAGTACAATTCTTTTTATTTTTCAGAAGAAATTCTAAGTACTAGAAGTGTGAAGAAAAGCATTAAAGTCAGTGACAGGGCAGCTATTGTTAATTTTATGATTGGTCTTGACGGTTACACCATTTCTTCGGGAGTTTTTCCTAAATATCTTCATGGGGAAGATATTATTGCTGTTCCTCTTAATGTAGATGCACTTATACGTGTAGGAATAATGCAGCATAGAGATGTCACATTATCAAGACTTGGTGAAATATATGTGGAAGCTTTAGAAAGTGTTGCACAGGAATTATAA
- a CDS encoding YjjG family noncanonical pyrimidine nucleotidase, translating to MKKYRTLLFDVDDTLLDFGAAEREALRLLFVEQNMALTAEIKTHYKKINQGLWKSFEEGKLDRDEVLNTRFSILFKAYNREVDGALLEKSYRSYLEEGKQLVNGSLEVITDLQHQYDLYIVTNGVSKTQYKRLRASGLHPLFKDIFVSEDTGFQKPMKEYFDYVFARIPNFDEKQALIIGDSLSADIKGGQLAGIDTCWLNAEMKPNNTDIIPTYEIQMLEELYRILT from the coding sequence TTGAAAAAGTACAGAACTTTATTATTTGACGTAGATGATACATTACTGGATTTTGGCGCAGCTGAAAGGGAAGCTTTACGCTTGCTTTTCGTGGAGCAAAACATGGCCTTAACCGCTGAAATCAAAACACATTATAAAAAAATAAATCAAGGTCTCTGGAAGTCCTTTGAAGAAGGAAAATTAGATCGTGACGAGGTCTTGAATACTCGATTTTCGATTTTGTTCAAGGCATATAATCGAGAGGTTGATGGAGCTTTACTGGAAAAGAGCTATCGCAGTTACTTAGAAGAGGGAAAACAGCTTGTCAATGGTTCCCTTGAAGTGATAACAGACCTACAACATCAATATGATTTATATATTGTTACGAATGGTGTTTCCAAGACTCAGTATAAACGCTTACGTGCTTCAGGATTACATCCGTTATTTAAAGATATTTTTGTATCAGAGGACACTGGCTTTCAGAAGCCAATGAAGGAATATTTTGATTATGTATTTGCGAGAATTCCTAACTTTGACGAGAAACAAGCATTAATTATAGGAGATTCCTTAAGTGCGGATATTAAAGGAGGACAGCTAGCAGGGATAGATACATGTTGGTTAAACGCTGAAATGAAGCCCAATAACACTGATATTATTCCAACCTATGAGATTCAAATGCTTGAGGAACTTTATCGAATTTTAACATAA
- a CDS encoding LysE family transporter encodes MGVQVLYSFVIYALINAFTPGPGNILALNTMTNYGWKKGKPLYFGIFAGYFFVQALCAFFIFGLNNLINPIMNVLTYAGAIYILWLAYRVAISKPDNKTSDKQPSFWIGFVLQVVNVKIFLFGITALTGYITPYYSSLGTLLFFEILIATVGTIATLSWVFFGGILQKTYFKHYRIINIILALLLLQCAVALLLH; translated from the coding sequence ATGGGAGTTCAAGTATTGTATTCATTTGTTATCTACGCACTAATAAATGCCTTTACACCGGGTCCGGGTAATATTCTGGCATTAAATACAATGACGAATTATGGATGGAAAAAAGGAAAACCTTTATACTTCGGGATCTTTGCAGGGTATTTTTTCGTACAAGCGTTATGTGCCTTCTTTATTTTTGGACTAAATAACTTAATAAATCCAATTATGAATGTACTTACATATGCGGGAGCTATTTATATTTTATGGCTTGCCTATCGGGTTGCAATCAGTAAGCCTGACAATAAAACATCTGACAAACAGCCTTCTTTTTGGATTGGATTTGTCCTGCAAGTTGTTAATGTGAAAATATTTTTATTTGGAATTACCGCATTAACAGGATATATTACACCTTATTACTCATCACTGGGAACGCTTTTATTTTTTGAAATACTTATTGCTACAGTAGGTACGATTGCTACTTTGTCTTGGGTATTTTTCGGCGGGATATTACAAAAGACATATTTCAAACATTATCGAATAATAAATATTATATTGGCGTTATTACTTTTGCAATGTGCTGTTGCTCTTTTACTACACTAA
- a CDS encoding helix-turn-helix transcriptional regulator, whose amino-acid sequence MKKNRSSSALGDFLKSRRERLQPSEAGIHPLPGRRRTPGLRREEVSYLAHISVTYYAWLEQGKEVNPSPEVLLSISKALQLDEDEQKHLFDLVNVDMASVVTATNNREPDTKVFQQIVDQLHYPSFITDEGTDIIVWNRAAELIVADFGSLPDNERNMMNIMFLRPDYRNRLVNWESFARYAVAVLRAGFDLYKNNPFYMERFERLRRESVEFVHFWELYEIKQKRVATALFRLPDAQEMEFELHSSALIDNDPGLHWCFFVPVPGSGTEERLVRLLEQDRRLP is encoded by the coding sequence TTGAAAAAGAATCGTTCCTCATCCGCATTGGGTGACTTCCTTAAATCGCGCAGAGAACGGTTACAGCCTTCAGAGGCCGGGATTCATCCGCTTCCCGGACGAAGACGCACTCCGGGACTTCGAAGAGAAGAAGTCTCTTATCTTGCCCATATTAGCGTGACTTACTATGCCTGGCTGGAACAAGGCAAAGAGGTTAATCCTTCGCCGGAAGTCCTGCTAAGTATCAGCAAAGCGCTTCAGCTTGACGAAGACGAGCAGAAGCATCTGTTCGATCTGGTCAACGTAGACATGGCGAGCGTCGTCACAGCGACAAATAACAGAGAGCCGGATACGAAAGTTTTCCAGCAAATTGTAGATCAACTGCATTATCCTTCTTTTATCACAGACGAAGGTACAGATATTATCGTCTGGAATCGGGCGGCAGAACTGATTGTAGCCGATTTCGGCAGTCTGCCGGACAACGAACGGAATATGATGAACATTATGTTTTTAAGGCCGGATTACCGCAACAGACTGGTGAATTGGGAAAGCTTTGCCCGTTACGCTGTAGCCGTTCTGCGGGCAGGATTCGATCTTTACAAGAATAACCCGTTCTATATGGAACGCTTCGAACGCTTGAGGCGGGAAAGCGTGGAATTCGTGCATTTCTGGGAACTATATGAAATCAAGCAAAAACGCGTGGCCACCGCTTTATTCCGTCTTCCTGACGCACAGGAGATGGAGTTCGAGCTCCATTCCTCGGCTTTAATCGATAATGATCCGGGACTGCACTGGTGTTTCTTTGTTCCGGTGCCCGGTTCAGGTACGGAGGAGAGATTAGTACGTTTACTTGAGCAAGACAGGCGGCTCCCTTAG
- a CDS encoding SDR family NAD(P)-dependent oxidoreductase — MDKFEGKIALVTGGTSGIGLATAQKFVNEGAYVYITGRRQNELDKAVNQIGKNVTGVQGDISKLEDLDKLYDIIKQEKGKLDILFANAGVGSFLPLGEITEEQVDRTFAINVKGTIFTVQKALSLFPNKGGSIIVTGSTAGSIGNPAFSVYGASKAALRTLVRDWILDLKGTGIRVNVVSPGVIHTPAYNELFGDALEGVLEHTRNTVPAEKVGTPEEVANVVSFLASDESNYMTGGEFFVDGGQAQV; from the coding sequence ATGGATAAATTTGAAGGTAAAATAGCGCTTGTAACGGGCGGTACAAGTGGCATTGGTCTTGCTACAGCACAAAAGTTTGTAAACGAAGGTGCATATGTTTATATCACTGGACGCAGACAAAACGAACTTGATAAAGCTGTTAACCAAATTGGCAAGAACGTAACCGGAGTTCAAGGGGATATTTCTAAGCTTGAGGACTTAGACAAACTATATGACATTATAAAGCAGGAAAAAGGTAAGTTGGACATTCTTTTTGCTAATGCAGGGGTCGGCAGCTTTCTTCCATTAGGTGAAATTACTGAAGAGCAGGTTGATCGAACGTTCGCCATTAACGTTAAAGGAACGATTTTTACTGTTCAAAAAGCATTATCACTATTCCCGAACAAAGGAGGTTCCATTATTGTAACGGGATCTACTGCTGGATCAATTGGCAACCCAGCATTCAGTGTATATGGAGCATCTAAAGCAGCACTAAGAACTCTAGTTCGCGACTGGATTCTTGACCTGAAAGGAACTGGAATCCGTGTAAATGTGGTTAGCCCAGGAGTTATTCATACACCTGCCTACAATGAGCTTTTTGGTGATGCACTTGAAGGAGTACTTGAACATACAAGAAATACTGTTCCAGCCGAAAAAGTTGGGACACCTGAAGAAGTAGCAAACGTTGTATCTTTCCTTGCTTCAGACGAAAGCAACTACATGACAGGTGGTGAATTTTTTGTAGATGGCGGGCAAGCACAGGTTTAA